GGGTTGGAAACTCTTCTACTGTGTTTTTACATTGATGGTTGGCCTTCTTGGTACGCTTTTCCTAAATGAATCATTTTAGATACACTATGTTATTTTTGTGTGAACTGGCCTCTTGATCAACATCATTGAGTGTGTTCACTGTATTAGCCTAATGTTAAATATGTCAAGGATTTAGTTTGGCtacaaatatgtaaacattataatcCTTGTATTTATTTTCCTTCCCGACCGTTTCCACAGAATGCCCCTCGATTGGTAATGGTATCATTATCAAAACTGTGAATTTGAAGGACTCTGTCACTCTCCCTTGCAATGCAAACTGTGACATTGCCATCGTTTGGAGGATTGTGGATGGCCAGGTCGTTGCCAAGACTGATCAAGGAAAATTAATTGAAGGAAAGCGCTTTGAGAAGAGGGTGGAAATCAACAAAGACCTCTCTCTCACAATCAGCTCTGCGGTGTACAATGACAAGGGCTCATATGAGTGTGTCTGTGGTAATCGGACTGTTGCAGATGTGAAGCTAGATGTTCTGGGTAAGCTGAACAGACATGACACAACTTTACATATTGAATGTTGACTGGGAACAAGAACTATGATTATTTTACTCAGGGATAGATTTGAAGAGTTTACTTCCAAAATGCTATATCCACCATTTTTTTATAAGAAATGATTGGTTATGGGTACCttaatgtgtgtgtaaaatattactgttctcagattttgTTTTTTTCATATGTTTTTATTTGCAAAATccgatatattttttatttggaatggaacgttcgtatcctgtatatttgacagTGATATGTGATCGTCTCACCTACACCTAGgtatcttaaagggatacttcaggatttgggcaatgaggccctttatctatcCCCACGGAGTCAGGTGAACTTGTGGAttccatttgtatgtctctgtatccagtgtgaaggaagttagaggtagtctCGTgagctaactagcgttagcacaatgactggaagtctatgggtatctgctagcagtttttttgttacatttgactgtaaAACATAGtagtactacttatttctctaAGAGGCGTTTTGAAAAAAAATATGGTTAtttgtctctgaaatgaaaccatccagtgatagattttaaacaaatacattgaACAAACCCATACCATGATTAGAGAGTGAAAAAACATACCAATCTCTTTCATAATATCTAATTACAATAAAtgaccaacatttctgaaaatggatatacagcgttttggaatgaaactcttcattTATGCATTTGCAATTGTTGCAATATTGTAATATTGGCCAGACCACTGTTTTTCTGAAGTCAGTGTGTAATTCAAAGTCTACATACTGTTGATTTGTGTTTTAGAGTTGTGATCAATGATAATAGTGTAATATCATTCTGTTCTTTACTTGCGTCTATTCAACTCATGTCCATTTATCCTTCATTCCCtgatcctccactcctctccttttgGCTTTCACACTACGCTAACTTTAAGCCTCCAGCACCTTCCCCCTTCACTTTAACCCCCAagcaccttctctctaaccttaaccccccagcaccttctctctaaccttaaccccccagtACCTTCTCTCTAACtttaaccccccagcaccttctctctaactttaaccccccagcaccttctctctgaccttaaccccccagcaccttctctctgaccttaaccccccagcaccttctctctgaccttaaccccccagcaccttctctctaaccttaaccccccagcaccttctctctaaccttaacccccagcACCTTCCCCCTTCACTTTAACCCCCAAGCACattctctctaaccttaaccccccagcaccttctctctgaccttaaccccccagcaccttctctctaaccttaaccccccagcaccttctctctaaccttaaccccccagcatCTTCCCCCTTCACTTTAACCCCCAAGCACattctctctaaccttaaccccccagcaccttctctctgaccttaacccccagcaccttctctctaaccttaaccccccagcaccttctctctaaccttaaccccccagcaccttctctctaaccttaaccccccagcaccttctctctaaccttaaccccccagcaccttctctctaaccttaaccccccagcaccttctctctaaccttaaccccccagcaccttctctctaaccttaaccccccagcaccttctctctaaccttaacctcccagcaccttctctctgaccttaaccacccagcaccttctctctgaccttaaccccccagcaccttctctctgaccttaacccccagcaccttctctctaaccttaaccccccagtaccttctctctaaccttaaccccccagcacctttCCCATTCACTTTAATTGTCATACATTCCATGTAGACCTATATCTAATTAAATTACTTTCATAATTGCACACCATTCAAGGCccacccctcttctccctcctcatctAACAGTCCCGACAGAAATATCAGCTCACGTCGGAGATAATGTCACACTTCACTGCTATGGCTCAACCAATAAGCAGGCAACCGATGGTGAGATTTATGTCCAGTGGGAGAAAGATGGACAGACTGTGCTGAAGATTGACCCGACCAATACTACCTTTGGCCCTGGATTCATTGACAGGACATCAGTGACCAGGGATGGTTACAGAGAGGGTGACCTGTCCCTCACCTTCACCGGTGTACGCTCGTCTGACCAGGGGACCTACCTGTGCTTCTTCAACCGGGATAGTGACTCAGGATATCCACATGGAGTCACTCTCACTGTTAAAGGTGGGTTGTCTATTGAATGCATTGCTCACTTAAGTATTGTATTTAATATTCACTTTTTAACGTATAGACATTGTTCTTTGTCTTATTATTAtcatagtagtagatgtagtgTTAGTGTAATATTTCAAGAGAATAGTATTTAGTCATGGCGGTCTTGCTGTTTTGTATTGTTGTCTGCGCTAGTtgagattataaactgggtggttcgagccctgaatgctgattggctgacagccgtggtatatcagccTAAGACCACACCCCCTTAGGCCTTATTGCTTCGGTATAATATTGTTGTAATTTCCTTTATCTTTGCTGCACTAACACTACTattttctatctttctgtctttctctagaAAAGCAATTGGAGCCTGCAATGACTGATAGTGaaaggagtagggtgccattgATAGTAATAATTATTCTACATCTGTTTATCATTTGTGTGCTCGGGTTAATGGTGATTCCcaagagaaacaggagacagcCAACAGTGGACTTCACAGTCACTGGAAAAGAGGACAACACAGCATCACCAGCACATCTCTCCATCGAGGATCTTCCTGTTCCAGTTCAGGACAGCCAACCGTTGCCAGAAGTCCGAAGAATCCAGAGTTGTTCTGATGATCATCTTGATGAGACCACGTGTCCTGAGGGGATGGATGAacacacagaggaagaggaggagctccATCTCCCAGTAGCTGAAAGTGGGACACTGCTAGACCAGG
This sequence is a window from Oncorhynchus clarkii lewisi isolate Uvic-CL-2024 unplaced genomic scaffold, UVic_Ocla_1.0 unplaced_contig_2103_pilon_pilon, whole genome shotgun sequence. Protein-coding genes within it:
- the LOC139402884 gene encoding uncharacterized protein, with the translated sequence MKKKKTKVVISQKNHRSRKNIYSLMLNPGAVEHSMGWKLFYCVFTLMVGLLECPSIGNGIIIKTVNLKDSVTLPCNANCDIAIVWRIVDGQVVAKTDQGKLIEGKRFEKRVEINKDLSLTISSAVYNDKGSYECVCGNRTVADVKLDVLVPTEISAHVGDNVTLHCYGSTNKQATDGEIYVQWEKDGQTVLKIDPTNTTFGPGFIDRTSVTRDGYREGDLSLTFTGVRSSDQGTYLCFFNRDSDSGYPHGVTLTVKEKQETANSGLHSHWKRGQHSITSTSLHRGSSCSSSGQPTVARSPKNPELF